The following proteins are co-located in the Manihot esculenta cultivar AM560-2 chromosome 9, M.esculenta_v8, whole genome shotgun sequence genome:
- the LOC122724498 gene encoding nudix hydrolase 2-like isoform X3, translating to MVESVSILGNSAPIENGVNHVKLLPASNDDHEGVIVDMKEPMEPDVFLTLLRASLSLWRQQAKRGVWIKLPIELVNLVETAVKEGFWYHRAEPSYLMLVYWIPETASTIPANTSHRVGIGAIVINDKREVLVVQEKSGRFRGTGVWKIPTGVVDEDMGHLLASPLS from the exons ATGGTTGAATCTGTGTCAATTTTGGGAAATTCTGCACCAATTGAAAATGGTGTTAATCATGTTAAATTGCTTCCTGCATCTAATGATGATCATGAGGGTGTAATAGTTGACATGAAGGAGCCTATGGAACCTGACGTATTTCTCACCTTGCTCAGAGCTTCATTATCACTGTGGAGGCAACAG GCGAAGAGGGGAGTTTGGATTAAGTTACCCATTGAACTTGTAAATCTTGTAGAAACTGCAGTTAAG gaAGGATTTTGGTACCACCGTGCTGAGCCAAGTTACCTTATGCTTGTTTACTGGATTCCTGAAACTGCAAGTACAATCCCTGCTAATACTTCACATAGAGTAGGTATTGGTGCTATTGTCATTAATGACAAAAGAGAG GTGCTTGTTGTTCAGGAAAAGAGTGGCAGATTTCGAGGAACAGGGGTGTGGAAAATTCCCACTGGAGTTGTTGATGAG GATATGGGGCATCTTCTGGCAAG CCCTCTGAGTTAA
- the LOC122724498 gene encoding nudix hydrolase 2-like isoform X5: protein MVESVSILGNSAPIENGVNHVKLLPASNDDHEGVIVDMKEPMEPDVFLTLLRASLSLWRQQAKRGVWIKLPIELVNLVETAVKEGFWYHRAEPSYLMLVYWIPETASTIPANTSHRVGIGAIVINDKREVLVVQEKSGRFRGTGVWKIPTGVVDEYLGGLIA, encoded by the exons ATGGTTGAATCTGTGTCAATTTTGGGAAATTCTGCACCAATTGAAAATGGTGTTAATCATGTTAAATTGCTTCCTGCATCTAATGATGATCATGAGGGTGTAATAGTTGACATGAAGGAGCCTATGGAACCTGACGTATTTCTCACCTTGCTCAGAGCTTCATTATCACTGTGGAGGCAACAG GCGAAGAGGGGAGTTTGGATTAAGTTACCCATTGAACTTGTAAATCTTGTAGAAACTGCAGTTAAG gaAGGATTTTGGTACCACCGTGCTGAGCCAAGTTACCTTATGCTTGTTTACTGGATTCCTGAAACTGCAAGTACAATCCCTGCTAATACTTCACATAGAGTAGGTATTGGTGCTATTGTCATTAATGACAAAAGAGAG GTGCTTGTTGTTCAGGAAAAGAGTGGCAGATTTCGAGGAACAGGGGTGTGGAAAATTCCCACTGGAGTTGTTGATGAG taCTTGGGTGGACTTATAGCATAA
- the LOC122724498 gene encoding nudix hydrolase 2-like isoform X1 → MVESVSILGNSAPIENGVNHVKLLPASNDDHEGVIVDMKEPMEPDVFLTLLRASLSLWRQQAKRGVWIKLPIELVNLVETAVKEGFWYHRAEPSYLMLVYWIPETASTIPANTSHRVGIGAIVINDKREVLVVQEKSGRFRGTGVWKIPTGVVDELSYLFFTVLGWTYSINCSFVFRIWGIFWQVKEEDLILYGQSVGSGPTLHLASRLEKLRGVVLHSAILSGIRVLCTIKMTFWFDIYKVSLVPVSLKRSIIVCKNL, encoded by the exons ATGGTTGAATCTGTGTCAATTTTGGGAAATTCTGCACCAATTGAAAATGGTGTTAATCATGTTAAATTGCTTCCTGCATCTAATGATGATCATGAGGGTGTAATAGTTGACATGAAGGAGCCTATGGAACCTGACGTATTTCTCACCTTGCTCAGAGCTTCATTATCACTGTGGAGGCAACAG GCGAAGAGGGGAGTTTGGATTAAGTTACCCATTGAACTTGTAAATCTTGTAGAAACTGCAGTTAAG gaAGGATTTTGGTACCACCGTGCTGAGCCAAGTTACCTTATGCTTGTTTACTGGATTCCTGAAACTGCAAGTACAATCCCTGCTAATACTTCACATAGAGTAGGTATTGGTGCTATTGTCATTAATGACAAAAGAGAG GTGCTTGTTGTTCAGGAAAAGAGTGGCAGATTTCGAGGAACAGGGGTGTGGAAAATTCCCACTGGAGTTGTTGATGAG ctttcttatttattttttacagtaCTTGGGTGGACTTATAGCATAAACTGTTCATTTGTCTTCAGGATATGGGGCATCTTCTGGCAAG TTAAGGAAGAGGATTTGATCTTGTATGGCCAATCTGTTGGAAGTGGACCTACCCTGCATTTAGCTTCTCGTTTAGAGAAGTTGAGGGGAGTTGTTCTTCACAGCGCAATCCTCTCAGGCATACGCGTCTTGTGTACTATCAAGATGACATTTTGGTTTGACATTTACAAGGTGAGTTTAGTGCCAGTTTCCTTGAAAAGAAGCATAATAGTTTGCAAAAACTTGTAG
- the LOC122724498 gene encoding nudix hydrolase 2-like isoform X4 has protein sequence MVESVSILGNSAPIENGVNHVKLLPASNDDHEGVIVDMKEPMEPDVFLTLLRASLSLWRQQAKRGVWIKLPIELVNLVETAVKEGFWYHRAEPSYLMLVYWIPETASTIPANTSHRVGIGAIVINDKREVLVVQEKSGRFRGTGVWKIPTGVVDEDMGHLLAS, from the exons ATGGTTGAATCTGTGTCAATTTTGGGAAATTCTGCACCAATTGAAAATGGTGTTAATCATGTTAAATTGCTTCCTGCATCTAATGATGATCATGAGGGTGTAATAGTTGACATGAAGGAGCCTATGGAACCTGACGTATTTCTCACCTTGCTCAGAGCTTCATTATCACTGTGGAGGCAACAG GCGAAGAGGGGAGTTTGGATTAAGTTACCCATTGAACTTGTAAATCTTGTAGAAACTGCAGTTAAG gaAGGATTTTGGTACCACCGTGCTGAGCCAAGTTACCTTATGCTTGTTTACTGGATTCCTGAAACTGCAAGTACAATCCCTGCTAATACTTCACATAGAGTAGGTATTGGTGCTATTGTCATTAATGACAAAAGAGAG GTGCTTGTTGTTCAGGAAAAGAGTGGCAGATTTCGAGGAACAGGGGTGTGGAAAATTCCCACTGGAGTTGTTGATGAG GATATGGGGCATCTTCTGGCAAG TTAA
- the LOC122724498 gene encoding nudix hydrolase 2-like isoform X2, translating into MVESVSILGNSAPIENGVNHVKLLPASNDDHEGVIVDMKEPMEPDVFLTLLRASLSLWRQQAKRGVWIKLPIELVNLVETAVKEGFWYHRAEPSYLMLVYWIPETASTIPANTSHRVGIGAIVINDKREVLVVQEKSGRFRGTGVWKIPTGVVDELSYLFFTVLGWTYSINCSFVFRIWGIFWQAL; encoded by the exons ATGGTTGAATCTGTGTCAATTTTGGGAAATTCTGCACCAATTGAAAATGGTGTTAATCATGTTAAATTGCTTCCTGCATCTAATGATGATCATGAGGGTGTAATAGTTGACATGAAGGAGCCTATGGAACCTGACGTATTTCTCACCTTGCTCAGAGCTTCATTATCACTGTGGAGGCAACAG GCGAAGAGGGGAGTTTGGATTAAGTTACCCATTGAACTTGTAAATCTTGTAGAAACTGCAGTTAAG gaAGGATTTTGGTACCACCGTGCTGAGCCAAGTTACCTTATGCTTGTTTACTGGATTCCTGAAACTGCAAGTACAATCCCTGCTAATACTTCACATAGAGTAGGTATTGGTGCTATTGTCATTAATGACAAAAGAGAG GTGCTTGTTGTTCAGGAAAAGAGTGGCAGATTTCGAGGAACAGGGGTGTGGAAAATTCCCACTGGAGTTGTTGATGAG ctttcttatttattttttacagtaCTTGGGTGGACTTATAGCATAAACTGTTCATTTGTCTTCAGGATATGGGGCATCTTCTGGCAAG CCCTCTGA